In Cryptomeria japonica chromosome 5, Sugi_1.0, whole genome shotgun sequence, the genomic window CATTACAATAATATTACAACTAGGAAAAAAGTGGCCTTGAGATTTAGTAAATTTAAAACCTTTCACTAAGATCTTGTCATAATTATTAAGTTTAGACTCAAATAACTCAACAATGAAGATATAAAACACACTAAAACTATTGTTGAACATTTTATTAGatagaaaaacaaaagaaatcacCCACATAATCACATCTACATCTGGTATTTTAATTTAGTCAAAAGAATTGTCTCTTGAGATATCCCTGCATATCCCAACTTATTACAACTCTTTTCTAATCTAAATTTTATTTATACCACTCTACCATTTTACAAACTTTTTCTCCTTACCAAAATCCATTGCCGAATTATTTTTATATGACCATAATAATATATTTCAACATATTATCATTCTATAAAATCACTCtacaataaaacaataaaattttaaaaataaaaatagcaaCAAAGATATTCATGAAACAAAACAAAGAATATTTTATTTGACGATAATCACATCCCTTCTTCTACCCGTCTAAAACATAAATCAAATTTTAGAAACAGAAAAACACTGACTACAACCCTGGACCTCCTCCAATTAGTGGACTACCCTAACACAGATTGTATGACACAGTCCATCTGGTCAAAGATCTTCTTTCTCCAGTTCGCTTTGAAAGTGAGTACCAAAACCACGGCCAAAAATCCTGCCATAATTGACCATCCAATGCTCAGCTCATACCATGAAAATCCTTGCTTTGCATCTTCCTTGACATCAATGGTAGGAGGAGTAAGTGGTGAATGATGCGTAGAACACTTCCAGCTTTCAACAGGGCATCCCCTGAGATTTGGATTTCCTGAAAATGCTGATTTATCAAATGTTATCATATGAAGACCTTGCTGTGGTATCACCCCTGACAGATTATTGTAAGAGAGATTTAAATACCCCAAATAATCCAGAGAACCAAGCTGGACTGGAATTTTTCCTGAAAATCTGTTAAGAGAAAGATCCAGCGATTCCAACTGACTAAGATTGCCTATGCTACCTGGAATGTTACCATTGAAACTGTTCCTAGAAAGGTTTAGAAACATCAAGCCTTTTAGATTTCCAATTTCCGTTGAAAGATGGCCCCATAATCTATTGTTTGACAGATCAATGCATGTCATACTTGAAAAGACATAACCATAATACCTTTCCGATCCTTTTGTAATTAGATCTAAGTCCTCTAAATAGTATTTTCTGCCAATATTTTCTCCAAGCACTGTGTCGCTTACAGCATGACCACCACGATAATGTCTAGTGAAGTAGCGTTCCCCACGGTTTTCTCCGAGCACAGACACATCTTCCTCTACATGGACGAGGGCTGAGAAATTTAAGTAGCTATTTGGAATTTCACCGGTCAAAAGATTCGAAGAAAGGTCGAGGACTCGAAGCTCCGCCATTTTGCCGATCTGTAGAGGTAGATTACCTCTGAAATTGTTTGATCTCAGAACAAGAACTTGTAGATTTGAGTAGTTAGCAATCCAATCTGGAATGTTTCCTGTCAAATTGTTTTCTGCCACGTCAAGCACCTCCAGCTGTGAAAGTTTTATTAAGGACAGAGGAAGGAGTCCTTGCAGATTATTCTTTCCAAGATGGAAAGAGAGAAGCAGTGTTAAGTTTCCAAAGTCTTTAGGAATCTCACCCTCCAGATCATTATTTGCTAGGTTGAGCAATCTAAGTGCCGACAGTTTGGCCAGGCCGGCAGGGATATGTCCACTTAAATGGTTGTTCTGCAAATGCAACACTTCAAGCGATTGCAAATCACACAAACTATCAGCAATATGTCCTCTCAGCTGATTATTTGACAAATCTAGAAGTTTTAGAGATGTCAGTCTCTCTAAGGAAACTGGAATTGATCCTCCAATTTTGTTGTCTGAAAGTAAGAGCACCTCTAAATTTACTGTATGCTGAATACCTAGCAATAAAGGACCATTCAATTCATTTGCAGACAGATCCAACACATTCAGTGGAAGTGGGATTGAAGTAACGGTGACAGGACCCTCCAAATGATTGTTTGACAGGTTCAATCGAATCAATCCCGATGAAAATTCCCATAGCCAAGATGGAAGATCTTCCACAAGGTTGGCGTCTGACAGGTCCATGTTTTCAAGTTCAAATTGAGTTGAAATCCAGCTGGGAATCGGACCTCCAATATTACAACTTCTGAAATTCAAGGTATGGAGCTGAAAAGGCGGAATCCAAGGCGCCGAGTCAATGTGGATATTCAACCCACTGTAAGACAAGTCCAATTCTGCCAACCTTGAACTATTGCGCAAGAGAGCTTGATCTGAAACTGTTCCTGTCATGCTGTTGTTGGAGAGCAAAAAAGTGTGCAGAGAAGATGGTAGCGTAAGCAAAGAAGGAAAACTTTCATTCAAATGGTTGTTTCTCAGATCAAGTGTGACGAGTGAAGACAATTGACCAAATGACAAGGGAAGGCCTCCACTCATCTGGTTGTCGGAAAGGTTTAAGTGTTTCAGTGTGCTGATATTGCCTAAACTGAATGGGATACTGCCTTCCAACTGATTGTCTTGTAAATCTAAGACGACAAGAGACAGGAGATTACCTAGAGTGGGAGGAATTGGACCACTAAGCCTGTTGCCGCTAAGATCTACGTAAGTAAGATTGAAGAGTGAACCCAAGCTAGATGGGATGGTACCTTCTAACTGATTCTGGTGAAGGTCTAAGTAAGAAAGACTTCCCACATTAGTATGCATGTCCCCTAAATTCGAAGGTATACCATTCAACATATTAGCCGACAGATCCAAATATCGAAGACCGGTGAGATTTGTGATAGCCAGGGGGATACCCATAATTTCATTTTTCGAGAGGTCAAGGTGTTCGAGGGAATGAAGGTTTGAGAAACTAGTGGGTATGGAACCATCTAACCAATTGGAACTCAGATCAAGGAAAGTTAATTTGCTCATGTTCCCCATCCAACTGGGTATCGATCCTGGCATCTCATTATTATTAAACACTAGAACAGCAAGTGAGGAaacattttgtaaagaaattggaAGAGTGGAATTAAAAAGACATCCACAGAGGTCCAGATGTGTAAGGTGGAAGAGACGACCAATAATATCCCACAATGTTGCCTGGACGTCCTCTAAATATAGCCCACTCAATGAAAGATACTCTAGCAAGGATAGACTAGACAACCACTCCAAACTAGTGTTATCCGACAAAAGAGAATTATCACTCACATCCAAATGACGCAAGGAAGACAAATTTCCGAGTTGAGTTGGAATATTACCTGCAAAATCGGTTCTGGCTATGTTTAGATATGATAAATTCTTTAAAGAGACCAAACCTGGAGGCAAAGAAGTTAACCCAAAATCATTACCACTCAAATCCAAATATTTGAGATGCTTCAATTGTGACAAAGCTGAATCAATGTCTACAGCACTGAGATAAAAGTTGCTAATATCCAACTGAGTAACATGTCCACCCAATTCCATTTCATCGCAGTGGACACCCTTCCATAGACAACAGTCAGCTCCCACCCATGACTTCAGAATTCCATGAGTGTCAGGGAAGGCCATTTGATCAGTGTCAGTGAAGGCGGCCTTAAGGCTGAGAAGAGCTCTCCGTTCATTAGGAGGACATCCATGGACACACAAAAATAAAATTGTAGAAAAAACAACACAGTACAGGAGAGAAAGGGATGTCACCCCCATTGTCACCAACATGCACCCTAAATTACTGTTTCAGTGCTTAATCTGGAGAGCTGTAAAGTTATTAAATATCGCCATTCCATTTACTTTCGTGTATTCATTTATAGCAACAATATTCATGTGTGCTTTACGAACAGGTAAAGACACAGTAATTGCGATGCACGGGTCTACATACACAATGTGGTTTTTAATCGGATAAAAAACGCGTTGACCACTGATTTATGATATTTATGACAACGTCGAAGACGCGTTCTAGTTCATGGCTGACGTTTTGCCGTAGGAAACACATTAGCCGGGAGTTCCATTCGACCACGCAATGAACTGGAACGGGTCTCGCACGTTGAGTTGAAAACGCAGTGGTGTCGATGCATTTTGTAAAATATTGACCAAAGACGCTCAAAATCACATTACAGTTTCTACCCAATGCCCGTGCATAGCAAttaatgacatccaaattttattataattaatcAAATGTAATATAGAACAGTTTATTTTctgatattttttattaattaaatattttaattatttttttctgtaattaattaaatataatgttTAATTCATTATTTTGCTTttctttaataattaattaaatttagttCTTTGTTCTTTTCTAATGGTTAGTTACTTAAATTAGTTTACTTTTTacattcaattttaaaaaaattcatctAAAACTAATTAGTTGTAGTATTACTGGAATGGGTGACCTTCCAGGAAAGTTCAATATTTCATCTTTGTGAGCATCATCTAGATGCAATGGAATGGGTGACCTTCCAAGAAAGTTCAATATTTCATCTTTGTCAACATCATCTAGATGCAATGACTGtcaagtgtaccattcattctcatgagagatggactactcatgaaacatggggcAATGAGTTACAcaattgaatcttgatagcaatattaTAATCATGATCTTTTCCAAACTATACTCTTTTATCCTCTACAACCAAAAAGGaaaaagaatttgaaaaaaaaaccCACTAGGTAATCCATTTATCCAACTATGCTCCGTAAAGGCTCCACACCCCACTCTTAAGGGCAACACGCGTGAGCTTTTTCATAAATTTCTCCACCAAACACTATCATTTCATTGGTGAATTTGGTATTCCAAAAACTATCCAAGTATATAAAAGGATTTTTGAAGTTACAAAACTTATGGAAAATTTAAAAATGTAAAGATCTAAAAATTATAttcaaaataatataatatctgaaaaagtaattaaaaataatattgacAAATATATACTCAAGTTTGACAATTCACTATTAATTTACTAGAAGAATAATATAATAACGTTTTCATAAGATTAAATTAGAGGAAGAAGCAAATGTCAAAAGTCAACATTGATTAGCATTTCACAACTAGTGTAAGAAATTATATGATGTATGGAGTTATAGAATAATGTGGTGTTCAAATTTTCTAATCATGGAATCCATGATTTAGATACTTTTTTCACTTTAAATTCTATCTAAGTTTGTATCTAAGACTGTGCGTTCGAGGGATTTGAGAGTAATTTTGTGAGGTGGATTTGAGAGTAAATTTGTCTCACCTCACAGCATTTTTGAGGGGTTAGTACCAACTCATTATCTGTATATGTTGACTTAGCATTACGAACTTGACTCAAACCTAGTCATGATGAGGCAAACTACGCGTTGGAGGGAATCCTTGGGTCGGAGATTAGTAGTGTATGATTTAGATGATCATGATtgttattgtattttttttaataatgttgttttgtttttttgaattggAGTATCATGGTTTTAAATTATATATCAATTACATTTAAATTTGTAGAAAAAGTAGATAAGGAATTGATTGGATTTTTAAATAATTGTTGAAATATTGGCATAATAGAATTTAAGAGgagatattttttgttttttcttttattaCTTTAGTGCACAAGGAATTAGACAAGGCACATGAAGTATTTGATAGAGCACCTCAAAGAAGTGTTATCTATGTCATGGCTATTGTAATATATGATCAAAATGAATTTCTAAAAAGATTATAGAAACTTTGTAGTGAACTTGCTATTTAGAGCTTCAAGAATAGAAGATGAATGGCCACAACTTTTTATTGTTAGATCTAGTACGAAATATTTATTCTCGACATGTTGATGATAGTAGACTTCCAAAATCTCCTGTTGTCACACTAGACAATAATAAAATAAGTGATAACTTGCAAGAGATTTATAATGGTAAGGGAAAGTATAATTCATTTTTAGACTTATCAAAATGAATAATAATTTTGTGTCATTTTACAACGTGTTACAAGGTTAAATACTCATTGTTAGTATTGGTTGGTTGCACAAGTATTAAGAAGTCGTGACTCATACTCAATCTTGGTAGACTTGAAAAAACCATtatctttcttttttgattgtgcaATGGAGGATGCCATCAAAAAGCATACCGGAAGCATACCAATAGTCATTATAGATAACTTTGCACACGCACAAATTCTAAATAGTACATCAGATTTTGACGATTGTTTTTTGGTTGTCACTGCATGTGACTTAACTTCTTATAGCTATTATTCTATcttttgggtagtaatgatgcatgttGTGGGATTTGTTAGGTGTGCAAGGGTCAAaaggtacacatttcaaagtgtttttcgatacctacttaaagatgccccaatagtctcgcacttaaaattgtcaatgcttatgcacaaatgccccagtagtcgtgcactatgggtaccaataatgGTGCACAAACCaccaattataataaaaaaatgctAAATACAAGGATGACTATTGGTAaatttgaaatttattaatgagctttaagtttgttttttttgtttctttaaaaCTTTAGTAATTGGGGGTTGGGTGTACATGGGTGAATAGTTATTGGAATATGGGTGGTAATTGGTGCTCTTCTCCTAGTTTGATAAATGAAATAGTAGGTATTCTCTTTCTATTTTCCTTTCAATATGATGTtttctttcattgtaataaatACGTAATGTTTAGATCTCTTGAGCAAAGCATTTGGACCAAGTATTAAGGATATAGTAGTTTCCTTTTAATAcaacaaaaaattgtgtttgaacaTCTTAACAAGCCTACTAGACTAGATATCAAAGACCTATTTTTATTTTACTATAATACTTATATTAATGTTGAGATATCTTTATAGGGTATCTAGAAATTTATTTTCATTGTTCATTTGCAAAGAGTTTTTATGATTCAAAAGATATAtcttatctatttttatttttatttcttcaatcttgtatttgttattttttaattttgatttatggtaCAAAAGGGATGTAATTATTCAATGGTTTTGAGTAAGGAATTTTACATAATGACTCGGCCTAAAGTGAAATAGACCTCAAAGTTATGTTTAGAAGACCCAAAAGATGTCCTATTTTGATATTAGGCATGATAGAGTTTATTGACAAAAAAATTCAAGCATCTTTTGTGGGCTTGAGTAGGCCACCACTATACTACTTTGTACTACAATATAGATTTGTATTGTTGTATTGATCTATATGACTATACAAATCTATATGATTGTATGGATGCTATGAATACATAGTCTTGTAattcatttaaatttcaaaaaatacatTTATTTTAGTTTTGTGTGCCTCCACTACCATGAATGCCCTATtacaattttaaaaccaaaaaaaaagttttgaaataacttttattttattttaaaaaagaatTGGCATATTTCGAGGCATTCCACCCTAGTATGATAGGGTTGACAGTCCCTTGGAGACCACCCTAGTAATAGGTGTGGTAGCCTAAGGTACTACCCCTCTTTAATAGGGTTGATAGCACCTTTGGGTCCACCCCCTTTACATGGCATGGAATGAGCGGTTAAACCCAAATTAACAAAAAATATTGTGTTGAAAATTCATGCTAGATGAATGGGAAAAAATCAAAGCCATGAGTGTTTTGGGTTCTTTGTAATTTGAATATTGTCTCGTTGTTTCTTATTAGCTACATTCTATTATTAGATTATCCTCTCTTTCATTGTTTGGATCAATATTAATTAAAGTATAGTCTCATTTTTTATTCCATTATCTTTAATGTTTACTATGTTTATTTGAACTATGACACTATATAAGTTTTAAGGACCTTTTAAAACCTTTTTATTCACCCATTAAATCTTATATGGAAACAAGAGACTATAGTGGTTTGATTGAAAAAATGTTGtcaaaattgttttttattttcatttgtatTATGGCTGCTTGACCTGCTCCAAATGGACAACATTGTCAACCTCATGGGAGCATAGGTCTTTTTCGCTTCGAGATTAAacattttagggttttgtttttATGTGGTGTTTCCATATGTAAACAACCAGAATATAGATGAGAGTAGCAACTAGGTTTGATAGGGTCTTTACTATTGttaatatatatgtgtatatgcatgtatatgtatgtttaaatattttgtttttttcattttcctgtggtgtttttttttttaaatataaaaaaaagtgtTGCCCCCTTTGCCTCCTAAATATATTGTTAttcaaaatacaataaaaatttaAGGTTTTGTGTTGACCAAAAAAAAACTATACACCCCTACAACATAAGTTGGTAAGTTGAATTAGAGGGGACCCTATAGGTCTCTTTACGATGTGtctttgtatataatttttttaaacgaAAAATTATTTACTTGTAATTTTAAATTGCAATGGTTCATTTTTCAAACCACATATTACGTGCAAAAAACTCTAGATATTTTAAATCTTCAATATTCAAAATCTAATAAGCATTTAAGCTTTTGTGGTGTCCACTttatagatatctttgtatatgattttttaaaatgaaaaattatttatttgatattctAAATTACAATGATTCAAATTTTAAATCttcaatgaaaatttaaaaataactTCTCTAATAATATTATAGTCAACTCTCCCCTTTCTCACTTAGATATTTTGTTATCCAAAATACAATGAGAATTTAAGCTTTGTGTGTTGTCCACATCATAGATAtctttctatttttaaaatgaaaaattatttattttgaattttaaattacaatgattcaaattttaaatcttcaatgaatttttttttttttttaaaccgtTTTTAATAAAGTTGTAGTCTATATAATTAATACAAGCTCTATTTCTTTAAGTATTCTCTAACAAATAAATATaacttttttaaaattgaataaaGCAACTTCAAAAGTTTGTTCCAATTTTAGAATGTTAAAGACTATTATTAAAATTGTAATATCATTTtccttttaaaatatatttttcatttgtCTAAATCCCCTTCAAATTGAACTTCCCGTATTAAAAAAATGCAGCCCTCTTTATAAACCGCTTGTCGACTACCCATTGCACACTAGCATAACCTTGCAGCTGCTAGTAAATATTAGTTTGTTTACCTCCACCCATTTCTATGGTCTATTGTCAGCTGTGATGCTTTTGAGTGTTTTGAGATTGAATTAAGTTGAGATTTAAAGAGATGTATCAAAACACAATTTATCACTCAAGTTAAGAAATGGGCTAGTAAACACCATTATGTGGGTGAATTTTTGTAAGTTATTTTCTATAAAAGGTTGAACAATTATTTTAGTGTATTTTATACTTCCATTATTGAGTTATTTGGAAGAAATATTTATAGTTATAAGAAGATGATGCTTAATGATTTTAGATTTAGGAAAGCTCAAAGGCTAACTTATTTCTATTTGTCAACTTATGGTATACTATTATAATGGTCAAAAGCACATCCTTGATGTACTTTTTAATATAGTTTTGTGTGTAAATTTAgtcaatttttaatatatttttatagcTATAAATGGTGTACTTTTGTGTATAGCTAGGTCAATTGCAACAAGATTTTGTACTGTGGTGTTGGTATTCACCTTCAAAGTGAACGGGAGAGAGAAGACCTTTGATCAATTGAACATAATTATAAAACTTGTCTTAGGGGAGTGCACTAATTGGAAGTCATGAAATTAAGACATTAAGGATAAGTTATTTTGATTTCATTGCAATAAGTATAGACTATTTAGATTTCTTAATAGGGCATATGGACTAGCCATATAATATTCTGCTTTCAATGAAGTAAAAGCTTGTGTTTAGATATCTTAATAAACCTTCAAGACTAGACAAAGGggatgcattttgcattcattttaataaatacataatgttgaaacaTATTTACAAGGCATATTGAATGTATTCTTTCTTGTTGTCTATTTGTAAGAGTTCTATGGATTCTAAGGATTCAAAGATACATTTACAAGatatcaattttttcatttttatttaaaatttaaagatATATTTACATGACgttattttttaaatattgtaatggctatttttaaattttgatttatggTATAAAAAGGGATGTAGTCATTGTCAAGTAAAATCTCTATCTATTTTGTTTCTtagatatacattttttttttaagtctATTGACTattatagagattttttttttgaaatatagcTTCATAACTTAATTTATTGCTCTAAATCCTTTTATCAATTAATGatttagaaatttaaattattttattttattttatatgaaaaataaaaatgatGCATTATTAGAGTTAGAAAAAATTGTTTACTTTTATTAgtaatttaattgattttagttATAAATTAGTAGTGGGAGTTATAGTGAAAATCCTTAAGTTCTTTTATTCTATAATGGAAATAAAAATAGTGAAGATTTTGAGTGGGCAATAAAGAAATTTTGAGAACTCTTATAAGCCTTTTG contains:
- the LOC131076636 gene encoding receptor-like protein EIX1, translating into MGVTSLSLLYCVVFSTILFLCVHGCPPNERRALLSLKAAFTDTDQMAFPDTHGILKSWVGADCCLWKGVHCDEMELGGHVTQLDISNFYLSAVDIDSALSQLKHLKYLDLSGNDFGLTSLPPGLVSLKNLSYLNIARTDFAGNIPTQLGNLSSLRHLDVSDNSLLSDNTSLEWLSSLSLLEYLSLSGLYLEDVQATLWDIIGRLFHLTHLDLCGCLFNSTLPISLQNVSSLAVLVFNNNEMPGSIPSWMGNMSKLTFLDLSSNWLDGSIPTSFSNLHSLEHLDLSKNEIMGIPLAITNLTGLRYLDLSANMLNGIPSNLGDMHTNVGSLSYLDLHQNQLEGTIPSSLGSLFNLTYVDLSGNRLSGPIPPTLGNLLSLVVLDLQDNQLEGSIPFSLGNISTLKHLNLSDNQMSGGLPLSFGQLSSLVTLDLRNNHLNESFPSLLTLPSSLHTFLLSNNSMTGTVSDQALLRNSSRLAELDLSYSGLNIHIDSAPWIPPFQLHTLNFRSCNIGGPIPSWISTQFELENMDLSDANLVEDLPSWLWEFSSGLIRLNLSNNHLEGPVTVTSIPLPLNVLDLSANELNGPLLLGIQHTVNLEVLLLSDNKIGGSIPVSLERLTSLKLLDLSNNQLRGHIADSLCDLQSLEVLHLQNNHLSGHIPAGLAKLSALRLLNLANNDLEGEIPKDFGNLTLLLSFHLGKNNLQGLLPLSLIKLSQLEVLDVAENNLTGNIPDWIANYSNLQVLVLRSNNFRGNLPLQIGKMAELRVLDLSSNLLTGEIPNSYLNFSALVHVEEDVSVLGENRGERYFTRHYRGGHAVSDTVLGENIGRKYYLEDLDLITKGSERYYGYVFSSMTCIDLSNNRLWGHLSTEIGNLKGLMFLNLSRNSFNGNIPGSIGNLSQLESLDLSLNRFSGKIPVQLGSLDYLGYLNLSYNNLSGVIPQQGLHMITFDKSAFSGNPNLRGCPVESWKCSTHHSPLTPPTIDVKEDAKQGFSWYELSIGWSIMAGFLAVVLVLTFKANWRKKIFDQMDCVIQSVLG